The Candidatus Bathyarchaeota archaeon genome includes a region encoding these proteins:
- the dapA gene encoding 4-hydroxy-tetrahydrodipicolinate synthase, which translates to MFKPKGIMPALVTPFTEDRKEVDEEQMRVLVNYCIKLGVHGVVPCGTTGEFVNMTFEERKHVIDVVVDEVNGRVSVVAGTGASGTDQALEMVKYAKDAGADAALIVTPYYLKPTSRGIYEHYFTISSKVDLPIILYNIPQCTGLPLPWQMVEDLAQIPNIVGVKDSSGQLSFILAVLEKVRDKVNVMCGHDEVVVAALAAGASGAILASANFIPDVWIKIYNSVQKGDLQKARELQYKAQKIARITVASGAVGTKEALNMMGVKVGRVRLPLSVGGELTYEAREELRLDLEKIGKIKAKPVKFEVAEKVLEERFTAVHITPEVIRDFKLRVGEALAGKDAEVAHIDLMIGRKDGPVGEAYAKAKANPTPGHEPLVAILEPNVLVKPVTLMVPTVTIKNMRQASMVYGPAQAGVAKAVADSLADSSIPKGAEEDLMIIANVFVHPSAVDRQRVYINNFKAMRHAIRRAVEGRPSADEVMENKDRSRHPFKYTP; encoded by the coding sequence ATGTTCAAGCCTAAGGGAATTATGCCTGCTCTGGTGACGCCTTTCACTGAAGACAGAAAAGAAGTAGATGAAGAACAGATGCGTGTGCTTGTTAATTACTGTATTAAGCTTGGAGTTCACGGTGTTGTTCCGTGTGGGACTACTGGCGAGTTTGTAAACATGACTTTTGAAGAAAGGAAACATGTTATCGATGTTGTTGTTGACGAAGTTAATGGCAGAGTTTCTGTTGTGGCAGGTACTGGGGCAAGTGGAACTGATCAAGCGTTGGAGATGGTGAAGTATGCAAAGGATGCTGGTGCTGATGCGGCTTTAATCGTGACACCTTACTATCTGAAGCCGACCAGTAGAGGAATCTACGAGCATTATTTCACAATTTCGTCTAAAGTAGATTTACCAATAATTCTTTACAACATTCCTCAATGCACCGGGCTGCCTTTGCCGTGGCAGATGGTGGAAGACTTGGCGCAGATTCCTAACATAGTTGGCGTCAAAGACAGCAGCGGGCAGCTTAGCTTCATTTTGGCGGTTTTGGAGAAGGTTCGTGACAAGGTTAACGTTATGTGTGGTCATGATGAAGTGGTTGTGGCGGCTTTGGCTGCTGGAGCTAGTGGAGCCATTTTGGCAAGCGCCAACTTCATTCCTGACGTTTGGATTAAAATCTACAACAGTGTGCAGAAGGGTGACTTGCAAAAGGCTCGTGAGTTGCAGTATAAGGCGCAAAAAATTGCGCGGATTACGGTGGCGAGTGGGGCGGTGGGTACTAAGGAGGCATTGAACATGATGGGCGTTAAAGTAGGGCGTGTGAGGCTGCCGCTTAGTGTTGGTGGAGAACTCACTTACGAGGCTAGAGAGGAGTTGCGATTGGATTTGGAGAAGATCGGCAAAATAAAGGCAAAGCCGGTTAAGTTTGAGGTTGCAGAGAAGGTTTTGGAAGAAAGGTTTACAGCTGTTCACATAACGCCTGAAGTAATTCGCGATTTCAAGCTTCGCGTAGGCGAGGCTTTAGCTGGAAAAGATGCGGAAGTGGCGCACATCGATTTGATGATTGGTAGGAAGGATGGCCCTGTGGGTGAAGCGTATGCTAAGGCAAAGGCGAATCCAACTCCCGGGCATGAGCCACTTGTAGCTATTTTGGAGCCTAATGTTTTGGTGAAGCCTGTAACGTTAATGGTTCCTACAGTGACTATTAAGAATATGCGGCAGGCGAGTATGGTTTATGGTCCAGCGCAGGCTGGCGTGGCTAAGGCGGTTGCGGACAGCTTGGCGGATAGTAGTATTCCTAAAGGGGCTGAGGAGGATTTGATGATTATAGCGAACGTTTTTGTGCATCCGTCTGCGGTTGACAGGCAGAGAGTATATATTAACAATTTTAAGGCTATGCGACATGCTATTCGGAGGGCTGTTGAGGGCAGACCGTCGGCGGACGAGGTTATGGAGAATAAGGATCGGTCGAGACATCCTTTCAAGTATACGCCATAA